A window from Variovorax sp. PBL-E5 encodes these proteins:
- a CDS encoding Gfo/Idh/MocA family protein — MFPRKLRYAMVGGGRDAFIGAVHRKAIALDGQVDLVAGALSSSAEKARASGRDLFLADDRNHGDWQRLLGDELRRAPDERIDFVSIVTPNHLHFPVAQAFVDAGFHVVCDKPLVHTREQADALVAAVARQGTVFGVTYNYTGYPMVRQAREMVRAGALGEIRKVVVEYNQGWLATRLEAEGHKQAAWRSDPARSGAAGAMGDIGSHAENLVASVTGLEIESLCADLSALVPGRALDDDAGVLLRFRGGARGVMVASQISTGLENDLRLRVSGTLGTLEWRQERPSQLTHLPHDGPKRILTRGAPWLCEAAQRASRLPSGHPEGFIEAFANVYAGVAADIRARLAGMQADPLAADYPRVEEGARGVRFIERTLASATSGLKWTAW, encoded by the coding sequence ATGTTCCCCCGCAAGCTGCGCTACGCCATGGTCGGCGGCGGGCGCGATGCCTTCATCGGCGCGGTGCACCGCAAGGCGATCGCGCTCGACGGGCAGGTCGATCTCGTCGCCGGCGCGTTGTCGTCGAGCGCCGAGAAGGCCCGCGCCTCGGGCCGCGACCTGTTCCTTGCCGACGACCGCAACCATGGCGACTGGCAGCGTCTGCTCGGCGACGAGCTTCGGCGTGCGCCGGACGAGCGCATCGACTTCGTCTCCATCGTCACGCCGAACCACCTGCACTTCCCGGTGGCGCAGGCCTTCGTCGATGCGGGCTTCCACGTGGTGTGCGACAAGCCGCTGGTGCACACGCGCGAACAGGCCGACGCGCTGGTCGCGGCGGTCGCGCGCCAGGGCACGGTGTTCGGCGTTACCTACAACTACACCGGCTATCCGATGGTGCGCCAGGCGCGCGAGATGGTGCGCGCGGGCGCGCTCGGCGAGATTCGCAAGGTGGTGGTCGAGTACAACCAGGGCTGGCTCGCGACACGCCTCGAGGCCGAGGGCCACAAGCAGGCCGCGTGGCGCAGCGACCCGGCGCGCAGCGGCGCGGCCGGTGCCATGGGCGACATCGGCTCGCATGCCGAGAACCTCGTCGCCAGTGTGACCGGCCTCGAAATCGAAAGCCTCTGCGCCGACTTGAGCGCGCTGGTGCCCGGCCGCGCGCTCGACGACGATGCCGGCGTGCTGCTGCGCTTTCGCGGCGGCGCGCGTGGCGTGATGGTGGCCTCGCAAATCAGCACCGGGCTCGAGAACGACCTGCGCCTGCGCGTCTCGGGCACGCTCGGCACGCTCGAATGGCGGCAGGAGCGGCCGAGCCAGTTGACGCACCTGCCGCACGACGGCCCGAAGCGCATCCTCACGCGCGGCGCGCCCTGGCTGTGCGAAGCCGCACAGCGCGCGAGCCGCCTGCCGAGCGGCCATCCCGAGGGCTTCATCGAGGCCTTCGCCAATGTCTATGCCGGCGTGGCGGCGGACATCCGCGCGCGGCTCGCGGGCATGCAGGCCGATCCGCTGGCCGCCGACTATCCGCGCGTCGAAGAAGGCGCGCGCGGTGTGCGCTTCATCGAGCGCACGCTGGCCTCGGCGACGAGCGGGCTCAAATGGACGGCCTGGTGA
- a CDS encoding CBS domain-containing protein, protein MKTVAQILKAKGDQAVHAMAPTASVFDAVALMAQKNIGALLILENDRIVGMFTERDYARKIVLLSRASKDTSLHEVMTTSVMYVRPDQTTEECMALMTENRVRHLPVIDGGRLTGLISMGDLVKGIISEQKFIIEQLEHYISGERS, encoded by the coding sequence ATGAAGACCGTCGCGCAGATTCTCAAGGCGAAAGGCGACCAGGCGGTTCATGCCATGGCGCCCACGGCCTCGGTGTTCGACGCGGTCGCGCTGATGGCGCAGAAGAACATCGGCGCGCTCCTGATCCTGGAGAACGACCGGATCGTCGGGATGTTCACCGAGCGCGACTATGCACGCAAGATCGTCCTGCTTTCGCGCGCGTCGAAGGACACGTCGCTGCACGAGGTGATGACCACCTCGGTCATGTACGTGCGTCCCGACCAGACCACCGAGGAATGCATGGCACTGATGACCGAGAACAGGGTGCGCCACCTGCCGGTCATCGACGGCGGCAGGCTGACGGGCCTGATTTCAATGGGAGACCTCGTCAAGGGCATCATCTCGGAGCAGAAGTTCATCATCGAACAGCTCGAGCACTACATTTCCGGAGAGCGCAGCTGA
- a CDS encoding class I SAM-dependent methyltransferase has protein sequence MDLTPEDLAHLSARTLAHYDRQAEDFRAATRDHDVRQNISALLAAIEAPPPFEILDFGCGPGRDLLTFRRLGHRATGLEGSAQLAQMARADSGCEVLEQNFLWLDLPAGRFDGVFANAALFHVPTQALPRVLRELHAALKPGGVLFSSNPRGDGQEGWRGERYGAFHDLAAWRQHMTAAGFVELGHYYRPAGLPREQQPWLASVWRKPIS, from the coding sequence ATGGACCTGACGCCCGAAGACCTCGCGCACCTCAGCGCGCGCACGCTTGCGCACTACGACCGGCAGGCGGAAGACTTCCGGGCCGCCACGCGCGACCACGACGTGCGCCAGAACATCTCGGCGCTGCTCGCGGCCATCGAGGCGCCGCCGCCGTTCGAGATCCTGGATTTCGGCTGCGGGCCGGGGCGCGACCTTCTCACGTTCAGGCGGCTCGGTCATCGCGCGACCGGGTTGGAAGGATCCGCGCAGCTCGCGCAGATGGCGCGCGCAGACAGTGGCTGCGAGGTGCTGGAGCAGAACTTCCTTTGGCTGGATCTGCCGGCCGGCCGCTTCGACGGCGTGTTCGCGAACGCGGCGCTGTTCCATGTGCCCACGCAGGCCTTGCCGCGCGTGCTGCGGGAGCTGCATGCGGCGCTGAAGCCGGGCGGCGTGCTGTTCAGCTCGAATCCGCGCGGCGACGGGCAGGAGGGCTGGCGCGGCGAGCGCTACGGCGCCTTCCACGATCTGGCGGCATGGCGACAGCACATGACGGCCGCCGGCTTCGTCGAGCTCGGCCACTACTACCGCCCCGCCGGCCTGCCGCGCGAGCAGCAGCCGTGGCTGGCCAGCGTGTGGCGCAAGCCGATATCCTGA
- a CDS encoding YbhB/YbcL family Raf kinase inhibitor-like protein, which yields MSSFRRSLAVSGVLLASALGAHADGFALHSPTIKPNSTLSDAQVFNGFGCSGKNISPALSWSGAPAGTKSFALTLYDPDAPTGSGWWHWVVYDIPATASGVPEGAGNGDGKGLPAGSVQGRTDFGAAGFGGACPPAGDKPHRYVFTVYALKVDKLEVPADGTAALVGFAVHANMLGEAKFSARYGRKN from the coding sequence ATGAGTTCATTTCGTCGGTCCCTGGCCGTGAGCGGCGTGCTGCTCGCGAGCGCTCTCGGCGCGCATGCTGACGGCTTCGCGCTGCACAGCCCCACCATCAAGCCGAACAGCACGCTCAGCGACGCCCAGGTCTTCAACGGCTTCGGCTGCAGCGGCAAGAACATCTCGCCCGCGCTGTCGTGGAGCGGCGCGCCGGCCGGCACCAAGAGTTTCGCGCTGACCCTCTATGACCCGGACGCGCCGACCGGCTCCGGCTGGTGGCACTGGGTGGTCTACGACATCCCGGCCACGGCCAGCGGTGTGCCCGAGGGCGCGGGCAACGGCGACGGCAAGGGGTTGCCGGCCGGCAGCGTGCAGGGCCGCACCGATTTCGGCGCGGCGGGCTTCGGCGGCGCCTGCCCGCCGGCCGGCGACAAGCCACATCGCTATGTGTTCACGGTCTACGCGCTGAAGGTCGACAAGCTCGAGGTGCCGGCCGACGGCACGGCGGCGCTGGTCGGCTTCGCCGTGCACGCCAACATGCTCGGCGAAGCGAAGTTCAGCGCGCGCTACGGCCGCAAGAACTGA
- a CDS encoding class I fructose-bisphosphate aldolase, which yields MTTELQATVDALVQKGKGILAADESGPTIAKRFQAIALDSTEENRRAYRSLLLTTPQAGRYLSGVIFYEETLTQNADDGEPLPQLAARQGIVPGIKVDAGKIPLALSPGDEITQGLDGLAERLQGYKQHGARFAKWRAVYNVSATLPSRAAVEANAEALARYAAICQAEGVVPIVEPEVLIDGGHTMARCAEVTQAVLQEVFRALQRHRVALEHMLLKPSMVVPGKTHAQQASPAEVAAATLRVLRRTVPAAVPGINFLSGGQSPAEATANLDALNRLGAQPWSLSFSYGRALQDPVLQAWQGKAAQVRPAQDALLQRARLNGAASEGKYEAAMEAASA from the coding sequence ATGACCACCGAACTTCAAGCCACTGTGGACGCACTGGTCCAGAAGGGCAAGGGCATTCTTGCCGCCGACGAAAGCGGTCCGACGATCGCGAAGCGCTTCCAGGCGATCGCGCTGGACTCGACCGAGGAAAACCGGCGCGCCTACCGCAGCCTGCTGCTGACGACGCCGCAGGCCGGCCGCTACCTCAGCGGCGTCATCTTCTACGAAGAGACACTGACGCAGAACGCCGACGACGGCGAGCCGCTGCCGCAACTCGCGGCGCGGCAGGGCATCGTGCCGGGCATCAAGGTCGATGCCGGCAAGATCCCGCTGGCCCTGTCGCCGGGCGACGAGATCACGCAGGGCCTGGACGGGCTCGCCGAGCGGCTGCAAGGGTACAAGCAGCACGGCGCGCGCTTTGCCAAGTGGCGCGCGGTCTACAACGTCTCCGCGACGCTGCCGAGTCGGGCCGCGGTCGAAGCCAATGCCGAAGCGCTCGCGCGCTATGCAGCGATCTGCCAGGCCGAGGGCGTGGTGCCGATCGTCGAGCCCGAGGTGCTGATCGACGGCGGCCATACGATGGCGCGCTGCGCCGAGGTCACGCAGGCCGTGCTGCAGGAAGTGTTCCGCGCGCTGCAGCGCCATCGGGTGGCGCTCGAGCACATGCTCTTGAAGCCGAGCATGGTGGTGCCCGGCAAGACCCACGCGCAACAGGCGTCACCGGCCGAGGTGGCCGCCGCGACGCTGCGCGTGCTGCGGCGCACGGTGCCCGCGGCGGTGCCCGGCATCAACTTCCTGTCCGGCGGCCAGTCGCCCGCCGAAGCGACGGCCAATCTGGACGCGCTGAACCGGCTCGGCGCGCAGCCGTGGTCGCTGAGCTTCTCGTACGGGCGCGCGTTGCAGGATCCGGTGCTGCAGGCCTGGCAGGGAAAGGCCGCGCAGGTGCGCCCGGCGCAGGACGCGCTGCTCCAGCGCGCCCGGCTGAACGGCGCAGCCAGCGAAGGCAAGTACGAGGCCGCGATGGAGGCGGCCTCCGCCTAG
- a CDS encoding NAD-glutamate dehydrogenase — protein sequence MQTHTRETGRRDERLDEVVQLVRAKVAAATADELVAFAREYFGQVDPEDLAERQVADLYGAALSQWSFARQREPGRAKLRAFNPTIAEHGWQSTHTIIEIVNDDMPFLVDSVTMEVNRHGLTLHLIIHPLVAVKRGGDGILQGLAGEGASPDARRESFIHVEVDRVPEPARLDALAEDLVRVLGDVRLAVADWKKMQDHVLAIVAHLDEHAPPIPPQELAEGQAFLRWLADNHFTFLGHRSHELVTVDGEDALKIVPDSSLGILRDGPAPSANAAFAALPPEVRAHARRPELLVVTKSTSRSTVHRPGHLDYVAVKRFDAGGSVCGEDRFLGLFTSTAYSASPAEIPLLRRKVASVVERAGLPAGSHSGKALINILETYPRDELFQTGDDDLLQTAMGILHLGERQRFRLFVRRDPFERFLSCLIYAPRENYTTELRQKWQDILLREFNGIGSEFNVHLSESVLARVQITVRTKPGSIPPFDVRELEQRLVAAARRWADDLRSALIEAAGEARGNALLRRFGAAFPPGYRDEFAARAAVHDIELMAHLSDKQPLGMNLYRPLEAAPGTLRFKLLRQGEPLTLSASLPMLEHLGMKVLDEHPHRVAPEGAAPIWIHDFGLQSALGDVDIEVDTLRPVFEEAFGAVLGGEVENDDFNRLVLAARLPVHEIVVLRAYAKYMRQIGFALSQSFIESTLAGNAAVARALVELFKLRFDPALAADAGIDARCGEKVREIETALEQVANLSEDRVLRQYLALMLATTRTNFWRRDAAGRRRSYASFKFDSAQVPDLPAPKPMFEIFVYSTRFEGVHLRGGRAARGGLRWSDRPEDFRTEVLGLVKAQMVKNTVIVPVGSKGGFVLKRAPSASDRDAYLREGVACYQDYLRGLLDITDNRVGEAIVPPPEVRRHDTDDPYLVVAADKGTATFSDYANGISKEYGFWLGDAFASGGSVGYDHKAMGITARGAWESVKRHFREMGIDTQTTDFTVAGIGDMSGDVFGNGMLLSRHIQLLAAFDHRHVFLDPAPDLERSFAERERLFKLPRSSWADYDASLISEGGGIHARSAKSIVLTPQVKAMLGLAADALTPTELVNAILKAPVALIYNGGIGTYVKATSESHAQVGDRANDALRVNGRELRCKVFVEGGNLGCTQLGRIEYALAGGRINTDAIDNSAGVDTSDHEVNIKILLGLPITEGELTEKQRNALLPEMTDDVAALVLRDNVFQTQVLSVTGRIAPQLLDAQTRFMQYLEKAGRLNRAIEYLPSDEALAERRAQGLGLTSPESAVLLAYSKIWLYDELLASPLPDDPWVATALQRYFPPLLQHRFEAYMQRHPLRREIIATHVTNSMINRVGSTFVHRLGETTGARAFEIVRAYLMSREIFGMVTLWQAIEALDNQVDDAVQSSMLIDTSRQLERGTMWFLRSRRLGEDMAATIEHFTPNVETLSARLSELLDADERARVDAAVVRYAASGVPRKLAERVVTFDTLYATLDIAEIAGGARWPVALVAAIYFDLANRLGMPWLRDRIAALPGDQHWQMLAKGAMLDDLAGLQRSITGAVLAGGGESESPAALVEAWQAGNGRTLERAAQLLGELRAVAAPDAAMLSVALRELRALG from the coding sequence ATGCAGACCCATACGAGAGAGACGGGGCGCAGGGACGAGCGCCTGGACGAAGTGGTGCAACTGGTGCGGGCCAAGGTGGCGGCCGCGACGGCGGATGAACTCGTCGCCTTCGCGCGCGAATACTTCGGCCAGGTCGACCCGGAGGATCTGGCCGAGCGCCAGGTGGCCGACCTGTACGGCGCGGCGCTCTCGCAATGGAGCTTCGCGCGCCAGCGCGAGCCGGGCCGCGCCAAGCTGCGCGCCTTCAACCCGACGATCGCCGAGCATGGCTGGCAGTCCACGCACACCATCATCGAGATCGTCAACGACGACATGCCTTTCCTGGTCGATTCGGTGACGATGGAGGTCAACCGCCACGGGCTCACGCTGCACCTGATCATCCATCCGCTGGTGGCCGTGAAGCGCGGCGGCGACGGCATCCTGCAGGGCCTGGCGGGCGAAGGCGCGTCGCCCGATGCGCGGCGCGAATCCTTCATCCATGTCGAGGTCGACCGCGTGCCCGAGCCGGCCCGGCTCGACGCGCTGGCCGAGGACCTGGTGCGCGTGCTCGGCGACGTGCGGCTGGCCGTGGCCGACTGGAAGAAGATGCAGGACCATGTGCTGGCCATCGTCGCCCACCTCGACGAACACGCGCCGCCGATCCCGCCGCAGGAACTCGCCGAGGGCCAGGCCTTCCTGCGCTGGCTGGCCGACAACCATTTCACCTTTCTCGGCCATCGCAGCCACGAGCTGGTCACGGTCGACGGCGAAGACGCGCTGAAGATCGTCCCCGATTCGAGCCTGGGCATCCTGCGCGACGGCCCGGCGCCGAGCGCCAACGCCGCGTTCGCCGCGCTGCCGCCCGAGGTGCGGGCCCATGCGCGCCGGCCCGAGCTGCTGGTGGTGACCAAGTCCACCTCGCGCTCCACCGTGCACCGGCCCGGCCATCTCGACTACGTCGCCGTCAAGCGCTTCGATGCCGGCGGCAGCGTCTGCGGCGAGGACCGCTTCCTCGGCCTGTTCACCTCGACCGCCTACAGCGCCAGCCCGGCCGAGATTCCGCTGCTGCGGCGCAAGGTGGCCAGCGTCGTCGAGCGCGCCGGCCTGCCCGCGGGCAGCCACTCCGGCAAGGCGCTGATCAACATCCTCGAAACCTACCCACGCGACGAACTGTTCCAGACCGGCGACGACGACCTGCTGCAGACGGCCATGGGCATCCTGCACCTGGGCGAACGCCAGCGCTTTCGCCTGTTCGTGCGGCGCGATCCCTTCGAGCGCTTTCTCTCGTGCCTGATCTACGCGCCGCGCGAGAACTACACCACCGAGCTGCGCCAGAAGTGGCAGGACATCCTGCTGCGCGAGTTCAACGGCATCGGTTCGGAGTTCAACGTGCACCTGTCGGAATCGGTGCTGGCGCGGGTCCAGATCACCGTGCGCACCAAGCCCGGCAGCATCCCGCCCTTCGACGTGCGTGAGCTCGAGCAGCGCCTGGTGGCGGCGGCCCGGCGCTGGGCCGACGACCTGCGCTCGGCGCTGATCGAGGCGGCCGGCGAGGCGCGCGGCAATGCGCTGCTGCGCCGCTTCGGCGCTGCCTTCCCGCCCGGCTACCGCGACGAGTTCGCGGCGCGCGCTGCGGTGCACGACATCGAGCTGATGGCGCACCTGAGCGACAAGCAGCCGCTCGGCATGAACCTCTACCGGCCGCTCGAGGCGGCGCCCGGCACGCTGCGCTTCAAGCTGCTGCGGCAGGGCGAGCCGCTCACGCTGTCGGCCAGCCTGCCGATGCTCGAACACCTGGGCATGAAGGTGCTGGACGAGCATCCGCACCGCGTCGCACCGGAGGGCGCGGCGCCGATCTGGATCCACGACTTCGGCCTGCAGAGCGCGCTCGGCGATGTCGACATCGAGGTCGACACGCTGCGCCCTGTGTTCGAGGAAGCCTTCGGCGCGGTGCTCGGCGGCGAGGTCGAGAACGACGACTTCAACCGCCTGGTGCTCGCGGCCCGCCTGCCGGTGCACGAGATCGTGGTGCTGCGCGCCTATGCGAAGTACATGCGGCAGATCGGCTTCGCGCTCTCGCAGTCCTTCATCGAAAGCACGCTGGCAGGCAACGCCGCCGTGGCGCGCGCGCTGGTCGAGCTGTTCAAGCTGCGCTTCGATCCGGCGCTGGCCGCCGATGCCGGCATCGACGCGCGCTGCGGCGAGAAGGTGCGCGAGATCGAGACCGCGCTCGAGCAGGTGGCGAACCTCTCCGAAGACCGCGTGCTGCGCCAGTACCTCGCGCTGATGCTGGCCACCACGCGCACCAACTTCTGGCGCCGCGATGCGGCCGGCCGGCGGCGCAGCTACGCCTCCTTCAAGTTCGATTCGGCGCAGGTGCCCGACCTGCCGGCGCCCAAGCCGATGTTCGAGATCTTCGTGTACTCGACGCGCTTCGAAGGCGTGCACCTGCGCGGCGGCCGCGCCGCGCGCGGCGGGCTGCGCTGGTCGGACCGGCCGGAAGACTTCCGCACCGAGGTGCTGGGCCTGGTGAAGGCGCAGATGGTCAAGAACACGGTGATCGTGCCGGTCGGGTCGAAAGGCGGCTTCGTCCTCAAGCGCGCGCCGTCGGCCAGCGACCGCGATGCCTACCTGCGCGAAGGCGTGGCCTGCTACCAGGACTACCTGCGCGGCCTGCTCGACATCACCGACAACCGGGTCGGCGAGGCGATCGTGCCGCCGCCCGAGGTCCGGCGCCACGACACCGACGACCCCTACCTGGTGGTCGCGGCCGACAAGGGCACGGCCACCTTCAGCGACTATGCCAACGGCATCAGCAAGGAATACGGCTTCTGGCTCGGCGACGCCTTCGCCTCCGGCGGCTCGGTGGGCTACGACCACAAGGCCATGGGCATCACCGCGCGCGGCGCCTGGGAGTCTGTGAAGCGGCACTTCCGCGAGATGGGCATCGACACGCAGACCACCGACTTCACCGTCGCCGGCATCGGCGACATGTCGGGCGACGTGTTCGGCAACGGCATGCTGCTGTCGAGGCACATCCAGCTGCTGGCGGCGTTCGACCACCGCCACGTCTTCCTCGACCCGGCGCCGGACCTCGAGCGCAGCTTCGCCGAGCGCGAGCGCCTGTTCAAGCTGCCGCGTTCGTCGTGGGCCGACTACGACGCGTCGCTGATCTCCGAGGGCGGCGGCATCCATGCGCGCAGCGCCAAGTCGATCGTCCTCACGCCGCAGGTCAAGGCGATGCTGGGACTCGCGGCCGATGCGCTGACGCCCACCGAACTCGTGAATGCGATCCTGAAGGCGCCCGTCGCGCTGATCTACAACGGCGGCATCGGCACCTATGTGAAGGCGACCAGCGAGAGCCACGCGCAAGTGGGCGACCGCGCCAACGACGCGTTGCGGGTCAACGGCCGCGAGCTGCGCTGCAAGGTGTTCGTCGAAGGCGGCAACCTCGGCTGCACGCAGCTCGGGCGCATCGAATACGCGCTCGCCGGCGGGCGCATCAACACCGATGCCATCGACAACTCGGCCGGCGTGGACACCTCGGACCACGAGGTCAACATCAAGATCCTGCTCGGCCTGCCCATCACGGAAGGGGAGCTCACCGAGAAGCAGCGCAATGCGCTGCTGCCGGAGATGACCGACGACGTGGCCGCGCTGGTGCTGCGCGACAACGTCTTCCAGACCCAGGTGCTGTCGGTCACCGGCCGCATCGCGCCGCAGTTGCTCGATGCGCAAACGCGCTTCATGCAGTACCTCGAGAAGGCCGGGCGATTGAACCGCGCGATCGAATACCTGCCCTCCGACGAAGCGCTGGCCGAGCGCCGCGCCCAGGGCCTGGGCCTGACCAGCCCCGAGAGCGCGGTGCTGCTGGCGTACAGCAAGATCTGGCTCTACGACGAGCTGCTGGCCTCGCCGCTGCCCGACGACCCATGGGTCGCGACCGCGTTGCAGCGCTATTTCCCCCCGCTGCTGCAGCACAGGTTCGAGGCCTACATGCAGCGCCATCCGCTGCGGCGCGAGATCATCGCCACCCACGTCACCAACAGCATGATCAACCGCGTGGGCAGCACCTTCGTGCACCGGCTGGGCGAGACCACCGGCGCGCGCGCCTTCGAGATCGTGCGCGCCTACCTGATGAGCCGCGAGATCTTCGGCATGGTGACGCTGTGGCAGGCGATCGAGGCGCTCGACAACCAGGTCGACGATGCGGTGCAGTCGAGCATGCTGATCGACACCAGCCGCCAGCTCGAGCGCGGGACGATGTGGTTCCTGCGCTCGCGGCGCCTGGGCGAAGACATGGCCGCGACGATCGAGCACTTCACGCCGAACGTCGAGACCCTGTCGGCGCGGCTGTCCGAACTGCTCGACGCCGACGAGCGCGCCCGCGTCGATGCCGCGGTGGTGCGCTACGCTGCCAGCGGCGTGCCGCGCAAGCTGGCCGAACGCGTGGTCACCTTCGACACGCTCTACGCCACGCTCGACATCGCCGAGATCGCGGGCGGCGCCCGCTGGCCGGTCGCACTGGTGGCCGCGATCTACTTCGACCTCGCCAACCGGCTCGGCATGCCGTGGCTGCGCGACCGGATCGCGGCGCTGCCCGGCGACCAGCACTGGCAGATGCTGGCCAAGGGCGCGATGCTCGATGACCTGGCGGGCCTTCAGCGCTCGATCACCGGCGCGGTGCTGGCCGGTGGCGGCGAGAGCGAATCCCCGGCCGCGCTGGTCGAGGCCTGGCAGGCCGGCAACGGCCGCACGCTCGAACGGGCGGCGCAACTGCTGGGCGAACTGCGCGCGGTGGCAGCGCCCGATGCGGCGATGCTGTCGGTGGCGCTGAGGGAATTGCGGGCCTTGGGATAG
- a CDS encoding DUF3617 domain-containing protein, with protein sequence MTSFIPSARIAVAFAAGLSLAGAAFSLDFPARKPGLWEMSMNLGATASKLPVQVTQQCMDAASDKAMREMGEGMSKDRCSKQDMRNEGGKIIVDTVCKLEGPSNTVATTHSVMSGDFNSTYHVESKSSYSPPMMGRAEGSIVIDAKWVGPCKPGQKPGDMIMSNGMKMNLLDKMGGKK encoded by the coding sequence ATGACCTCTTTCATCCCGTCCGCTCGGATCGCCGTCGCATTCGCAGCCGGCCTTTCGCTGGCCGGCGCCGCGTTCTCGCTCGACTTTCCGGCACGCAAGCCCGGCCTGTGGGAGATGTCGATGAACCTGGGTGCCACGGCATCGAAACTCCCGGTCCAGGTGACGCAGCAGTGCATGGATGCCGCCAGCGACAAGGCCATGCGCGAGATGGGCGAGGGCATGAGCAAGGACCGGTGCTCCAAGCAGGACATGCGCAACGAAGGCGGCAAGATCATCGTCGACACCGTCTGCAAACTGGAAGGGCCGAGCAACACGGTGGCCACCACCCATTCCGTCATGTCGGGCGACTTCAACAGCACTTACCACGTGGAAAGCAAGTCCAGCTACAGCCCGCCGATGATGGGCCGTGCCGAGGGCTCGATCGTCATCGACGCGAAGTGGGTCGGGCCCTGCAAGCCCGGGCAGAAGCCGGGCGACATGATCATGTCGAATGGCATGAAGATGAACCTGCTGGACAAGATGGGCGGCAAGAAGTAG
- a CDS encoding Crp/Fnr family transcriptional regulator — MNPSTSSSLRIDLREHAVHLLITAAPMAHMAAHEARIVVNAMKPLHLLPDTLLFEEGDAAGSDYMALVLEGQVRVVSAASVPGAEVVISVVGPGSLIGEMGVIDGAPRSASCTTLTEVKLGILSRAALLELVGTRPVVAARLMLGLCKGMADRLRDSNRRLRTLSQVSRALQSELDAVHAVNHRLLNAQGS; from the coding sequence ATGAATCCGTCCACCTCATCGTCCTTGCGCATCGACCTGCGCGAACATGCGGTCCATCTGCTGATCACCGCGGCGCCGATGGCCCACATGGCCGCGCACGAGGCCCGCATCGTGGTCAATGCGATGAAGCCCCTGCACCTGCTGCCGGACACGCTGCTGTTCGAAGAGGGCGACGCGGCCGGCAGCGACTACATGGCGCTGGTGCTCGAAGGACAGGTGCGCGTTGTCTCCGCCGCCAGCGTGCCGGGCGCGGAAGTCGTGATCTCGGTCGTCGGCCCGGGCAGCCTGATCGGCGAGATGGGCGTGATCGACGGCGCGCCGCGTTCGGCCAGCTGCACCACGCTCACCGAGGTCAAGCTCGGCATCCTGTCGCGCGCCGCGCTGCTCGAGCTGGTCGGCACGCGCCCGGTCGTGGCGGCGCGGCTGATGCTGGGGCTGTGCAAGGGCATGGCGGACCGGCTGCGCGACAGCAACCGGCGGCTGCGCACGCTGTCGCAGGTCTCGCGCGCACTGCAGTCCGAGCTGGATGCGGTGCATGCGGTGAACCACCGCCTGCTGAACGCGCAAGGCTCCTGA
- a CDS encoding TPM domain-containing protein encodes MASLLARLGRLWRHRWVDEAEVRRALPPALLDRLTRRVAASERRHSGEIRVCIEAGLPLSYLWRGAPVRERAIMLFGKLRVWDTEHNNGVLIYLLLAERAIEIVADRGIDSHVSTEEWAAMAKRMGAAFREARFEDGLTQALEEVSALLVAHFPLPEGEANRNELPDAPVVL; translated from the coding sequence ATGGCCTCTCTTCTTGCCAGGCTCGGCCGCTTGTGGCGCCATCGCTGGGTCGACGAGGCCGAGGTCCGGCGCGCGCTGCCGCCGGCGCTGCTCGATCGCCTCACGCGCCGCGTTGCCGCGAGCGAGCGCCGGCACAGCGGCGAGATCCGCGTCTGTATCGAGGCCGGGCTGCCGCTGTCCTACCTGTGGCGCGGCGCGCCGGTGCGCGAGCGCGCGATCATGCTGTTCGGCAAGCTGCGCGTCTGGGACACCGAGCACAACAACGGCGTGCTGATCTACCTGCTGCTGGCCGAGCGCGCGATCGAGATCGTGGCCGACCGCGGCATCGATTCGCACGTCAGCACCGAGGAATGGGCCGCGATGGCGAAGCGCATGGGTGCCGCGTTTCGCGAAGCGCGCTTCGAGGACGGACTCACGCAGGCGCTGGAGGAAGTGTCGGCGCTGCTGGTCGCGCACTTCCCGCTGCCCGAAGGCGAAGCCAACCGCAACGAACTGCCGGACGCGCCCGTCGTGCTCTGA